The genomic DNA CAATTTCGTTTTCTTAAACTTGTTGAGAATGAAGAAAAGTATTCTAACTATAGAACTTTTCACCCAGTTCTAAGAGTCAAGACTGTAAAGGAAGTTGCATGGCTACTTGAACTTTTAATTCTGATCTTGCCAGGTATCTTTTAAGGCCTTCTGTTTTCAAGTTGAACCCAATTCCAAGGGCTGAATAAAATATAGCACACTCTTCTTGAAGTCCTCTAAAAATTGTGGCTAAATAATATCAATTTGATTTCCTATCTCTAATATATTCCCGCTAATGTACATTAGCATTTTCTCTGGACTGGGATGGAAAAAGtgctaaaatataaaacattgctAAATAGCAATAAGAATTGCTAAGATATAAACAAGGTAGGCTTTTCATTCTTTTAGCATGAGAAttttaagttgaatttatttgaaatatgcaTGTTTATAGCATTTCTTCAACTCAGCCCcacttaaaggggaaaaaaaaactggTGTTCATGCAAAACACCTAATCTGTTAGACAAATTGCTTGGTTATGAATAATAACAATGAGGCAGCATCTGCAGCTATTCCTGTTGAGGTGGAAAGTGTAACGAGGAATGGATAAGCATCCAGCCAAGTTTCTGCATTGTAATGCTTTTCAAACAGCAAAAGTGTGGAATGAGAAGAAATTGACCGGACATCTCACAAAGCCCCAAATGCAAAAGGCTGGGAAATGTGTAGGGAAATGCTTTCATACCCACTTTCCTAGCAAGAATAGAATTTATGGAAATCATTTGGATTGGAAAAGAAATGGCAAAAGGGTACTCTTTACTGTCTCTACCAAGTGAGGCGATGGCTTAGCTTAAGTGAAGATGTGATTGGATATTTTGCTCCTGAGAGAGTAGGTTCAGATTAAGTTCAACCTGCTTTGTCATTCCATTTACATGACTAGAGTTCTTTCCATTTTGGATTTCAAGTCTTGGACAGCACCAAGATTTGAAATCGGGTTGGATTGTCTACTACTAAATGACTCTGACTTTGGATAAATTACTAAGCTTGTCTGAACCTCAATTTAGAAGATATTTCACCAATTTCATAGGGTTAATTAAGATTAAGgaagaattaagattttttttttgttaattcaaCTAATTTATGAATGATAATAAACTTTATGGGGATGTCTGTGATGGCAGGGGTATCTTATGTACTTTATTGTCCTTTcagtaaatgttttataataGAAACTTAGCTGTTCTTTGTGTTTTGTACCAGCCCTTAACAGCCTTACAGAGtagtttttcaattattttgacaGTTGAAATAAAGTAGGGAGTTGGTACAAGACAGAAGCATAATTCCTATTCCGGGGAAAGTACCAAAAGATAGTCTCTGAGTCTCCTGTAAGCATAGTAATATTCAAGGATTTAGGCTATACAGGAAAGGTAATTGATACTGAATTCTACAGATGGTGGTTAGAgggactttccttttttttaacccttacctgaggatatgttgagagagagagagaaacatcgttgccTCTCTTAAGCACCCTGAAaggagatcaaacctgaaacctaggtttgtgccctgatcaggaatcaaactcacaaccttttgtgTGTACAGGATTATGCTTCAACCAATttagccacccaaccagggctggggggaagggatgtTCTTGAACTAATAGAGGACAGACCTTGGCAAAGTTTTGCCTGAGGTCTAGAAATCAAGCTTATTTAGCTGGTAAAGGGTTAATAACTTTCTAAGCCTAGTGATGTTGGCATATTCCAAATTCTGTCCTTCACACTCATTCTAAACGCCCATGGACTTGTGTATTCATGTCTGCCTACACATTTCTATTATCTTTCTAAAACCACTTCAGCATGCCTGTTATGTTACTCACACAATTTACATAGCTAGACACAAATCCAAATGAAAAACAAGCAGAACAATTTACACAAGGCTATTTATAATTTCACAGTTCAGTAATGTATTATCTGCATTAAAAAGTCATGGATTATTACTTGCAAATGCAAAGAGCTTTTCGAGGAAAGTGGAATAACATTTTGAGCTCACCTAGCAGAGTTGCCAGGTAAATGCAAAGTGGGATGCAATTATCACCTGGGCAGAGAACAGTCTTAGGACTCTTCCTTATTGAGGGACCttaaatttaaatgattttattcctTACTGGGAATGTATAACGGAATGAAGTGAAGAGATAAGCCCAAGATTCAGCCAAGAAATGGCTTTTCCGTGGAAGGGTCTGCATTTAGACTCCAGGAATGTGAAGTATTTGTGGTAGATCACATTGACAGCTGCTCAACATAGATCCCCTGTCTATTCCTTGAATTTTAACAGGTAGCAACTGTCTAGTCTAGCCCCTGGGGAAGAACTATGATTGTTCAAGTTAGTCAGCAATTCCAGTCTTTTTTGCTAGATACTTGTATGAACTTCCAGCTTCTTAGTTCTGGTCATTGGGTTATGAGAAAGTCTACTGGGTTCTTCTGAGGATTATTTCACAATAAGAGAAATCAGACAAAgaggccctccctccctgcttgaATGAGGACTTAATGTTTGGGGAAGCAGGAGCCATTTTGTGTCCAAGAAGGAAAGGCCAAGAGGATCGGAGAGACAACAAATCGGACCCCTATCACTGAACTGCTCAAGGACCCGTGGGAGCTAATAGTTTCAAAGTTCTATAAATAGTCACTCTCTTTATGGGTGCCTTTTCCCGAGTCAGGGAAGGGGGTGCTCTGCTTTAAGTCTTTCCAGTTAAACTGAAGTTTAACAGAAGGGGATTGCCTTGTGAACAGCCAAACATTAGTACAACTGAAATATGGCAGTTCATCCCAGGACATTTCCTGGAACACTAACTCCTGCGAACAGGTTACTCTCAAAACTAAGGTACTGGGATAATGATTTCTGTCTTTTCCAGTTCATACAGTGAAGACACCATTTGTTCAGAAAGTTAATCAGTGAACAATTATTAAAGAGCATGTAAGTCTCAGGTACCACTATGTGCTTGATACTAAAGATGCAAGCTAGAGTTCCTGCCCCCCTGGAGACAGACATGAAGCAAATATTCCATCAGAAAGTAGTGACACTTGAGTGAGCCCTGAGAGTAACTGGGCAATAAGCGTATGAGTGGTAGCCGTGGTCAGAGGAAGCTTCCCCAGCAGAGGAACAAGTAAACTACTCACAATCAGTTCCTTTAAGATTATTCAGGATTCTTTAATTGAGAAATGAAGGGAGCAgtaggggtggagaggaggagacaCCAAGAAATGGAGGCAGTAGAAATTATGGAAGTTGGCAATTGATGTGGAAGTGACAGTCAAGGATGGGCTACTGGGTGATGGAGGCACATTCATTAGTGTGGTCAACTGCAAAAAATGGATCCATTGTTTACCCCTCCTTGCATCCCAGTCTTTTCAAATGTGCTTTTGCACCTCCCTCCACCAAGGAATGGAGTCTTTCTCCCTACCTCTTAAATTTGAGCTGGcattgtgacttgctttggccaacaAAAAGCAGAGGTGATGGGTTCCCCTCTGAGCCTAGGTCTCAATGGGCCTTTTCCACTTCTAATCCCTCTCTTGGAACTCTTCTCAGCCACCATGAgaacaagccctggccaggctgcttgACAAGCAGAGACATGTGACTCAATTATTGTCCCTCCCTCATCACAGCTGACTGACAGCCAGGATGATGCCAGTTCAAGCCCTGTCAGCTCTCTGCAGATGGCTGAAAGAGCCAACCAAGATCAGCTGAGCCGGGCGTAGTGTAGGATAACCACCCCATTGGTCTTTAGACATGTGAGCAAATATGAGGGGTCATTATTTTaagccagttttttttttttttaatgcagcaaaAGCTAATACAACCAGGATAGAAGGAGGGGTGAGTAAGGGTGTCTAATAGGCAATTGGACATAAGAAGTTGGAATGCAGGAGGCCAGAAGCATAAGGTCTTACATCCTGCAAGGATAAACTCCCACAGCTCTGCCTTGACAGGGTGGGCCCAGAAACCCATAATCAGGCCATATTTCTCTTTTGtgttctcttccttccactctccacCTCACCCTAAACTCCACTTTACACTTGGAAGTCAGTACTGGAATGAATAGTGAAGCACATGCATGACTCAAGTGCATAGGTCCTGAGCTAGAGCTTCCAGcctcctagcccagtggtcggcaaactcagtcaacagagccaaagatcaacagtacaacgattgaaatttgagagctaaattttttaaacttaaactatataggtaggtacattgttattaattcgGGTACTccaaaggcttaggaagagccacacgcaaggggccaaagagccgcatgtggctcgcctgCTGCctgccgcagtttgccaaccactgtcctagcccATGGAATGCTTATGGAGTGTTCGCTGATGAGTCAATGCAACTCGTGCCAGCTGAGGTGCAAACAACTACTGCCTCCAGGGCCTTCACAGATCTGGAGCCTGGTCAAAGTGACTACAGCTCCCTTGTGCTGCTACTACTAACTCAGCTCTCCCCATCCCCTTTTCCCTAATGTTGTCACCCCTCACCaccttttgaaaataaaaggcaaCATTTGGCAGGAATTTCCCTCCCACACCGTTGCAGAAAGATCCTACTGATAGCagttttccctcttcctttcatcCCCCAGCTCCTAACTTTGATCTCAGGTTCACTCTATTGACTCAGGGTCGCCTCTGCAGGGTGGAGGAGGGTTCAGGCATAGCCCGGCGAGAGGCTCCCTGCACACTCGGGAtagtgcctgcatttccagcgtCTGGGGGCCGTGAAACGCGCAGGTCCCGGCAGAGAGCGTCAGGCGGCGAGGAGTGCGCAAGCCGGCTGCGTTGGTCTCCAGCTCACTGCTCCCGCCCTGGCCGCCACCGCGGGGAGGGTGAGCAAGAGGAGGAGCCTGAGGCGGCCGCTGCGCCCGGGTGCGCGCGGAGCCCTTTAAAAGCCACCGGCGGTGACAGCTCGGCGGTCCGCCTGGCCCCAGTACCCCGGGTCCTTGCGCTGCCTTCTCGCCAGCCACCCCGCTGCGGCCGAGTCCTCGCTGGGTAGGCTTGTGCTCTGGCGGCCGGACGCTCCATGCGGCCGCCCAGCATGTCCGGGCACTTTCTGCTCGCGCCCATCCCCGAGTCCTCCTCCGACTACCTCCTGCCCCGGGACATCAAACTGGCCGTGCTGGGCGCCGGCCGCGTGGGCAAGAGCGGTGAGTGCCTAGGGAACCTCACGGGGCGGAGCCCACCCCGGGCCGGTCCGAACAACGGGGTATGGGGAAGAGCCGGGGCTCACAGCCCGGGGAGGAGGACCGGGCACAGGGAGGAAGCGGAcatcccctccctcctggcttccCCGCTGCTTCCCGAGCAACCTTCCGTGGGCTGTCGCTGGGTTTGGCACCATTGGAGGGCAGGTGCAGCAGGTCGAGTACCTGCAGTCGTCCTCACCACCAAAGGCACGGGGACCACAACCGCCGCCCCGGGTTTGCAGAGTCCGCAGCCcgttcctccctcctcccggggggggggggggcgggggggggtgtcgTGTTTGACGGTCCTGTCCGAGCCCTTCACCTGATTTTCCTATTTTACTTTCAGCAATGATTGTGCGCTTCCTGACCAAGAGATTCATTGGCGATTATGAACCGAATACAGGTTAGAATAATTATGTGCCCCCAGCTTATGTGGCTGCATGCTTCGATTTTCTTTGTCCTGCTGAGAGTAAGAATGTAAAAGCAGACTCTCCTTCATTCTCCAGGCAAGCTGTACTCACGGCTTGTGTGTGTCGAGGGAGACCAGCTGTCCCTGCAGATCCAGGACACCCCCGGGGGGATCCAGGTAAGGACTGGCGGACACCCACACCGACGGCGCTCGGGAGCATGAGCAAGACTCTCAACGGGCCTGATGTACATTTAGATGGAGTAGTGGGCTGTCCCAGGAGGGGCCGGTCAGTGAGCCGTTAGGAACCCTCCAAGGGGGCGAGGACTGGATGGTTGGAGGCAGCTTCCTCCTATGTGCCACCTCTGAGAGGGGGAGAGGCGCTTGACTTCTCTTTACAAGCTGCGAGGGCAGGGCTACTGGCAAGGGTCTCACCACCTCTTTCAGGGCTGGCCGCGGAACCATTAACAGAACTGACTGGCTGGGGCCCTGGAGAGGGTCTTCTCCCCCAGCAGGGACTGCGGAAGTGCTTCTGTTTCTAGCTGTTCCCGCAAGTCACTAATTGCAGTCAGACACTCTTGGCGCCTGCTCAGGAATGTAACTTGATTAAGTTAATTGCTCTCCcttctagggaggaaaggtctcGTGGAAGAACTGAAAGAAAGAATTTGTTTCTGGAACATTCTCAAGAAGGacatgctaaaaatatttttatgggttTTGGGAATAGATGTTTATCTTGGCTTATTTTCAAAGTTTTGCTTTTTCTGAGTTAGTTCCTTAAAAATTGTGACATTCTGATTTGGAAGTTCTCATTGAAGTCATTCCTCAGTCAGCCTAGGTTCACCACAGACTACCTGCCCAGCAAGGAGGTTAAAAACAATGCATTGGTAACAGCTaataaaataagccaggcagGGAACTTGCCTGAGAATTTGCTCTTTCTACATCAAAAACCGCCTTCTGCAGAAGCAGAGCAGAATCTGAAAACTATATTTAGTGATTTCCTTTTCAACCATTGCTCAAAGTTTACTTTGATGATATTTTGAGTCCTCTCCCACTGAGGGCTTCCTTGATCAGACTCCCTTTGATCTTCTCAGGTCCAAGACAACCTCATGCAGGTGGTGGACTCCCTGTCCAAATGCGTGCAGTGGGCAGAGGGCTTTCTGCTGGTCTACTCCATCACAGACTACGACAGCTACCAGTCGATCCGCCCCCTTTACCAGCACATCCGGAAGGTCCACCCTGACTCAAAGGCCCCTATCATCATCGTGGGCAACAAGGGGGACCTTCTGCATGCCCGGCAGGTGCAGACCGATGATGGTGTTCAGCTAGCCAACGAGCTGGGCAGCCTGTTCCTTGAAATCTCCACCAGTGAAAACTATGAAGATGTCTGCGATGTGTTTCAGCATCTCTGCAAAGAAGTGAGCAAGCTGCACGGCCtcagtggggagaggagaagggcctCCATCATTCCTCGGCCACGCTCTCCCAACATGCAAGACCTGAAGAGGCGCTTCAAGCAGGCTCTGTCTCCCAAAGTCAAAGCCCCCTCCTCACTGGGGTAAACTCACCTCAGACAGACTGCCTCCATTTTATTGTGCATTTGTGCAGCTGAAAagactggggcggggggcggggagggggggggcagggaggtctCCTTTATAATCACACAttcagagtttatttttatacaaacTATTGGTTTGCAATTGTATGTGTATTTCTGAAAATTCAGTGATTGCCTAGAAGTTgaagagttgtttttttaaataaaactttttttttttactgtaactGCTAGCCACCTTTCCATTAAAGGCAAAATGGCAACATTTCGCCTTGTTTCTTAAATGTCTTTTTATAGAAATCATACTTGCACCAGAGCCCAGAACTGCTCCATGCTTGCCCTCAGTCTGAACTCTGATTGGTGTCTCTCTGTTGGGAGGGGTTTAAGTGGAGGGAATGTGTtgtgggagaaagaaaaatatgtgaagGAGGAAAGAGATTTGAATAACTGCAGGATGTCTTTAATTAGGGCACTTTGCCACAGGCATGAAATTGACATCATTTGATTTCCACTGTGCAATAATGTTAAAAATTGCATCAGTGcaaatggtgttttgttttttaaataagggtGGGAGAATAAACTTCCACTTGTaccaataaataataatgttatGCTGCAAATAACaagtgacaaaaacaaaaaaaacattttacagtATTTCTTATGTCAGTAAGTGCACTCTACCATCCAGGAGTTGCTTAaaacttctttcctctctgtttcCCCGACCCTCACATTCAATAGGGTATCTGATctgtcaattttttatttttcctctaaatcagcggttctcaacctgtgggtcgcgacccctttgggtcgcctaagatcatcggaaaacacatatataattacatattgtttttgtgattaatcactatgctttaattatgttcaatttgtaacaatgaaaatacatcctgcatatcagatatttacattacgattcataacagtagcaaaattacagttatgaagtagcaacgaaaataattttatggttgggggtcaccacaacatgaggaactgtattaaagggtcgcggcattagaaggttgagaaccactgctctaaatcatCAGTCACTCTGTCTACCTTAATTCAGGCCTTTACCAGTGTAGGCAAGGGTCCAGGCAAGACTCTGGTTTCTTGGCTTATGGAATACCACCTGTCTAATTCTTTATACCAGAACAACCTTACTAATGCCAACCCTAACCATTTTATTTCCATGATTGAAAAACAGCTGGTTTTCCCTTATTTAGtggataaaatataaatgagacaTGGCATCAAGGTTATTCaccacctctccagcctcatcatcacctgtcaacacacacacacacacacac from Myotis daubentonii chromosome 2, mMyoDau2.1, whole genome shotgun sequence includes the following:
- the RASL11A gene encoding ras-like protein family member 11A; amino-acid sequence: MRPPSMSGHFLLAPIPESSSDYLLPRDIKLAVLGAGRVGKSAMIVRFLTKRFIGDYEPNTGKLYSRLVCVEGDQLSLQIQDTPGGIQVQDNLMQVVDSLSKCVQWAEGFLLVYSITDYDSYQSIRPLYQHIRKVHPDSKAPIIIVGNKGDLLHARQVQTDDGVQLANELGSLFLEISTSENYEDVCDVFQHLCKEVSKLHGLSGERRRASIIPRPRSPNMQDLKRRFKQALSPKVKAPSSLG